The following proteins are co-located in the Doryrhamphus excisus isolate RoL2022-K1 chromosome 3, RoL_Dexc_1.0, whole genome shotgun sequence genome:
- the homeza gene encoding homeobox and leucine zipper encoding a produces the protein MATYEEQNGKVGLLAAKKFLDVKRTKAACEDNKRAVKDLHHSSTSTEGNPGSAPSFTTNHNSVVCLPLVSEELKLVWTHSDQTSELDSIPELVQAFNLFPYPSSLEVNTLARVCSLPLDKVKVWFMVQRIKYGISWSSEEIEETRQKLSVPYSFDDASEMSEEAKVVEDKDSEVEDVYPSVTPKKNKPKCESPDSYKPAKSTSPCFISTLPPPQDSYFYRPPSDTPSSTAAATPAEVSLDLSVSSPQQHRHGRYKKSKAQLAALRKSFLRENWPAEVELRRLQEETGLSRNDIRKWFSDSRYQLRVGRGSLAAAQGFSNHTTAGGKQEQQSEPLPLTTQKSRHFSAGKVQEGTRSNVISNSHFFQTFLSHSLEAFGERDLEAEGYETIEDLSGDGDSLKDGEQSEEEPLQLTKPCKPDQDAPPQELPDVFRSSASSSPSGTPPLTTSPYKQPPNGITASKKSAHSAAGHNQHHSTASTSASRTSAGRPRKTKEQLALLKQHFLLCQWPKSEDYTELTKITGLPRADVIQWFGDTRYAVKNGQLRWVKGVRDKFLAELAAQQSSAALTNGSAASTRVAGSRKRKAQANGSAADSPNVQPLVNYFLSNGSLNEKDLDTLCNKSKMSYQQVRDWFSAQVVGEPDQEPVVTD, from the coding sequence ATGGCGACTTATGAAGAACAAAATGGAAAAGTTGGACTACTTGCCGCCAAGAAATTCTTGGACGTCAAAAGGACGAAGGCCGCGTGCGAAGATAATAAACGTGCCGTCAAGGATTTGCACCATTCCTCCACTTCGACTGAAGGCAACCCGGGCTCTGCGCCCAGTTTCACTACCAACCACAACTCTGTTGTGTGCTTGCCTCTCGTATCGGAGGAACTCAAACTGGTGTGGACGCATTCTGATCAAACCAGTGAACTTGACTCCATCCCAGAACTGGTCCAAGCCTTTAACTTGTTTCCATACCCGTCGTCCCTGGAGGTGAACACATTAGCCCGGGTGTGTTCTTTGCCCTTGGACAAAGTCAAGGTGTGGTTTATGGTACAGAGAATCAAATACGGTATCAGTTGGTCATCGGAGGAGATAGAGGAGACGCGTCAGAAGCTATCTGTGCCATACTCCTTTGACGACGCCTCTGAAATGAGCGAGGAAGCCAAGGTCGTCGAGGATAAAGATTCAGAAGTCGAGGACGTTTACCCCAGTGTGACTCCTAAGAAGAATAAACCAAAATGCGAATCACCAGATTCTTACAAACCAGCCAAATCAACATCGCCGTGTTTTATCTCAACGCTGCCGCCTCCTCAGGATTCCTACTTCTACCGTCCGCCAAGCGACACGCCGTCAAGTACTGCTGCCGCCACCCCCGCTGAGGTCTCCTTAGATCTTTCGGTGTCTTCCCCGCAACAGCATCGCCACGGGCGCtacaaaaaatccaaagctcAGCTCGCCGCGCTTCGGAAAAGCTTTTTAAGAGAGAACTGGCCCGCCGAGGTGGAGCTTCGACGTTTGCAAGAGGAGACCGGTCTAAGCCGAAACGACATCCGAAAATGGTTCAGCGACAGTCGTTACCAGCTAAGAGTCGGGCGAGGAAGCCTGGCGGCGGCGCAGGGTTTTTCTAATCACACAACAGCGGGGGGTAAACAAGAGCAACAAAGCGAACCTCTTCCGCTTACGACACAAAAATCTCGTCATTTCAGCGCAGGGAAGGTCCAGGAAGGAACCCGAAGCAACGTGATCAgcaattcacattttttccagACCTTCTTGTCTCATAGTCTTGAGGCGTTTGGGGAACGGGACCTCGAAGCGGAGGGATATGAAACGATCGAAGACTTGTCCGGTGACGGAGACAGCCTCAAAGACGGGGAACAGAGCGAAGAAGAACCGTTGCAGTTGACTAAACCCTGCAAGCCTGATCAAGACGCTCCTCCGCAGGAACTTCCCGATGTATTCAGATCGTCTgcttcctcctccccctccggAACGCCGCCGCTTACAACATCACCATATAAACAGCCCCCAAACGGCATCACTGCGTCAAAGAAGTCGGCTCACTCGGCCGCAGGCCATAACCAGCATCACTCGACGGCGTCTACATCTGCTTCCCGGACATCTGCCGGAAGACCGAGGAAGACTAAGGAACAGTTGGCTTTGTTAAAGCAGCACTTCTTACTCTGCCAGTGGCCCAAGAGCGAAGACTACACAGAACTAACAAAGATCACGGGCTTACCACGAGCCGACGTGATCCAGTGGTTCGGGGATACGCGTTACGCGGTTAAAAACGGACAACTGCGATGGGTCAAGGGGGTCCGCGACAAGTTCCTGGCAGAACTCGCCGCTCAGCAAAGTAGCGCCGCTTTAACCAACGGCTCCGCTGCgtctacgagggtcgcgggtagcCGCAAACGCAAAGCTCAAGCCAACGGAAGCGCGGCGGATTCCCCGAACGTACAACCGTTGGTTAACTATTTCCTCTCCAACGGTTCGCTCAACGAAAAGGATCTTGACACTCTATGCAATAAATCCAAAATGAGCTACCAGCAAGTGCGAGATTGGTTTTCAGCTCAGGTCGTTGGGGAACCCGATCAAGAACCCGTTGTTACAGATTAA